The following DNA comes from Streptomyces sp. NBC_00273.
GACATCGAGTCCGTCCGGGTGCTCGACGAGCCGCTCCAGCTCCTCACCGGCCCCGCCCATGCGTTGGCCGGCGCCCGGTCGGTGACCGTCGCCCAGCTCGCCGGGCACCGGATCTGGATGCCCGGCATCGTCCCCGGCACCGAGTGGGGCGCCTACTACGACGACCTCGTCGCCGAGTTCGGCCTCACCATCGAGGCGACCGGCCCCAACTTCGGCTCCGACGCGCTCCTGGACACCATCGCCGACACCCCGGCCCTGGCCACCTTCATGGGCGAGCACACCCGCCTCATCTGGCCCGCCGACCACGGCCTGCGCCGCATCCCGGTGACCGACCCGACGCCCGTCTACCCGCACTCGCTCCTGTGGCACCGCGACAACCCCCACCCGGCCCTGGTCACCCTCCGCGCCCATCTGGCCGCCACGGCGGCCGGCCGCGCCGCCGCCGGGACCTGGGCGCCGGGCTGGGTCATTCCGCGCTGAACGACCCCGCCCAGCGCGGCGATGCTCAGGGGAGTGCGCTGGTCACGCCGTCGACGACCATCATCCACAGGGGCTGGGCACCCGTGCCGAAGGCCGAGGCCAGGGCGTAGCCGATCGCCGCGTCCGCCGGCCGGACCTCGCGGTCCTCCCGCCATTCGGCGATGACCGTCTCGTCGCCGTCCGAGGAGAAGTCGCCCAGGTGCACGCCGTCGCGGGTCAGGCGGCTGCTGGGGACGGAGTCCGGGACCAGGCGGTATTCCGCTCCGTCGTACGTCACGTCCACCCGGTACGAGTGCCTGCTCAGGCGGCCCTTCGCCGGCAGCAGCACGACCACCGCGCCGTCGACCCGCATGGTGAGGTGTGCCGGTTCACGGGTGCCGATGGCGATCTGCGGGTCCGCCTCGGCCGCCGGGTCGCGCTCCAGGCTCACGCGGGGGATCGCCTCGCCGTCGACCTCAAGGCGGTCCTGGCCGTCCTGGCGGACGGTGATCGCGCCGAAGAGGACGTCTTCGATGGGGGCTCGGTCTGTCTCGTTCACAGGTGTGCGTCGCTTCGGTGTGTGGGGTGTGGCGTGTGCGGTGAACCGGTGGAAGGCATAAGGGACTTTCCGTATCACCTTACCGGTACTGATCATGGTGCGGGCCGGAGGTGATCGACGGCTGCCCGGCGGGTACCGGTCTGGTCCTGTGGGTCTGATCCTCAGAAGACACCGATGAAGCGGTGCCACCAGCGCAGACCAGGGCCAGTGAGCCGAACTTACTCACGCAGACGACGATTCGGGTTCCGCATGCAGTCGCGTCCCCGGGTACGACGACGCGTCCGTACTCGCTGGAGTCCTGAGCGTCTTGCTCGGCCGGGCAGCGAGCTGCGAAGTCACTCTCGAGACGGGTCACCAGACGACCGAAGAGTGCTGCGGTCTCACCGCGGTCGTAGTGCCGCGGCCACTCCAGCCGCTCCGGATCATCGAGCTCGCTCAGCAACGCCAGCAGATCCGCTTCGCTCCCGATCATGGTCGGGTTAACCCTTCATCGAATGATGGAATAGATGCAAGAAAGCGGGATCCCAAGTGTGAGGATCGGGTACCGCCGGATGGCCAGAGGGGCCATTTACGCGGCAGCGTTCGCCTTCATCCTGCTCAGGACCGACGGCGCGATGAGGTGGGACGCGTCACCGCCCGAGTCCATGACCTCCTTGACGAGGGTGGACGAGAAATTGTACTGATGACTCGTCATCATGAATACGGTCTCCACGCCGGCGAGACCGTAATTCATCTGGGCCAGCTGCATCTCACCCTCGAAGTCCCTGACCGTTCGTAGTCCCCGGACGACCGTCGTGGACTTCTCCCTGCGGCAGTAGTCCACGAGCAGGCCGCTGGACGATTCCACACGCACGTTGTCCAGGTCCGCGGTCACTTCGCGGAGCATGTCCACGCGTTCTTCGACGGTGAAGCGGTACTTCTTGTTTATGTTGACCATAACGCCGACCACTACTTGGTCATATATGGCGCCGATGCGCCTAATGACGTCAAGGTGTCCATTTGTAACCGGGTCGAAAGAGCCTGGGTATATTACGCGCGTCATGGTGGGGATGTTATCGAACGAACGTGGGCACTCCCACCCTGTACCAACACGCCTTCCCGCAGGAGACGGATGGAGCGGCGGACGCACGTCCGTACGCGGCGGTGCACGACCAGGTCGCTCGAGACGCAGCGTGTTCACCGGTACGTCCCCCTCCCCGGGGAGGGGGACGTACCGGGTCGACCTCGAGGGTCAGTGACTGGTCAGGTATCCGCCCATGGTCGTGAAGTAGTCGGTGGCGGGCATCTCTTCGCCCTCCTCGGTCCGCACCCGGGTGATGGCGAGGCCGTGGTTGCGGCCGGTGCGGGCGTCGGCTCCGGACACGATCACGACGCCTTCGCCCTCGCGGTAGAACACGCGGCCGGGCGTGCCCCCGTAGCGGCCCTCGGAGACGACGGCGGCCAGCACTTCCAGACGCTTGCCGCGGTGGAAGGTGAAGGCTGCCGGATAGGGGGCCGACTGGGCGCGGACGAGGCGCTGGAGGTCCTCGGCCGGCCAGTTCCAGTCGATGCGGATGTCCTCGGCCGACCGCTTGTGGAAGAAGCTGGCCTGTGACCGGTCCTGGCGGGTGAAGTCGGTCTCGCCGGCGGCGATCCGGCCGAGCGCGCCCACGGTGACCGGCGCGATCAGGTCGACCGTCTTGTGGAACAGGTCGGTGGCGGTGTCCGTCGGGCCGACCGGTACGGCGCGCTGGACCACGATGTCGCCGGCGTCGAGCTCGTCGTTCATCAGGTGGGCGGTGACGCCCACTTCGGGCTCGTTGTTGATCAGCGCCCAGATCAGCGGGGAGAAGCCGGCGTACTTGGGCAGCAGGGAGTCGTGCACGTTGAGGGTGCCGTGGCGGGGCAGGTTGAAGATGCGCGGGGGGATCCACGTGCGCCAGTTGTTCGCCACGATGATGTCCGGTTCCGCCTCCCTCAGCCGGGTGAACAGTTCCTCGTCGTCGGGGCGGTTGCGGATGAGCACCGGGACGCCGTGGTCGTTGGCGAGGTCGGCGACCGAGTCGCTCCAGATCTTCTCGTACGCGTGCTCGCTCTTCGGGTGCGTCACGACCAGAACGACATCGTGTTCGGACTCCAGCAGGGCCTGCAGGGTGCGGTGCCCCCACGTCTGATAGCCGAACATGACGACCCGCATGGGGTTCCTCCTTGGAGCGGCGACAGATTTCACAACGAGTAAAGCAAGCCTTACCTAACTGTGCAACATCCCTTGTTTTGAAGAGAGTTCAGCTCGCCGTCGATGAAGGCTCGATCTGATTTGCCCATCGACAGCACCACGTTGTCAGGTTAGCCTTCCCTAAGTTCTCCTCGGGCTCTGCTCCTTCGGCGTGCCCTGCCCCCGGTTCCCCCACGCACGGCAATCGGCTGCCCCCCGCACGATTGGGAGTGACATGTCACAGGATCTGTCCGATGATGCGCCACTGATCCACGACCTCATCGGCATCGGCTTCGGCCCCTCGAACGTGGCCATGGCGATCGCGCTCAGCGAACACAACGCCGGTGTCGGACCGCAGGAGGCGGTCACCGCCCACTTCTTCGAGCAGCAGCCCCGCTTCGGCTGGCACCGCGGCATGCTCATCGACGACGCCACGATGCAGGTGTCCTTCCTCAAGGACCTGGTGACACTGCGCAATCCGGCGAGCGAGTACAGCTTCCTCTGCTACCTCCAGAGCAGGGGCCGCCTGATCGACTTCGTCAACCACAAGAGCCTGTTCCCCCTGCGCGTGGAGTTCCACGACTACTTCGAGTGGGCAGCGGCCAAGGTCGACGACATGGTCTCCTACGGGTCCGAGGTCGTCGCCGTACGTCCCGTCCTGCGCGACGGGGCGATCGAGTACGTGGACGTGACCGCCCGCTCCGGCTCCGAGCTCGTGGTCCACCGGGCGCGCAACCTGGTGATCGGCACCGGCCTGCGGCCGCAGTTGCCGGAAGGCGTGGACCGCACCGAGCGGATCTGGCACACCTCGGAACTGCTCACGCGGGTCGCCGCGTTGGGGGGCGCGGACCCCTCCCGGTTCGTCGTCGTCGGCGCCGGCCAGAGCGCCGCGGAGAACGTGGCCTTCCTGCACCGCACCTTCCCCCGGGCCGAGGTGTGCGCCGTCTTCTCCCGCTACGGCTACAGCCCCGCCGACGACAGCGGCTTCGCCAACCGGATCTTCGACCCTTCGGCGGTCGACGAGTACTTCACCGCCCCCGAGGAGATCAAGCGCAAGCTGATCGAGTACCACGCCAACACCAACTACTCCGTGGTGGACATCGACCTCATCGACGACCTCTACCGGCAGGAGTACCAGGAGAAGGTCCTCGGCACCGAGCGGCTGCGCTTCCTGAAGGTGTCACGGCTCGCGGACGTCACCGAGACCCCCGACCACGTGCGCGTCACCGTCGAGTCGCTGGTCACGGGGGAGAAGGAGGCCCTGGCGGCCGACGCGCTGGTCTACGCGACCGGATACCGCTCGGCGGACGGCCTCGGACTGCTCGGGGACGTCGAGAAGTACTGCCGGCGCGACGGACTCGGCCGCGTCCGCGTGGCACGCGACTACCGTGTCGAGAGCGAGCCCGAACTGCGCTGCGGCATCTACCTCCAGGGAGGAACGGAGCACACGCACGGCATCACGTCCTCCCTGCTGTCGAACACCGCCGTCAGGGTCGGCGAGATCCTCCAGTCCATCGTCGCCCACGGCCGCGTCCCGGTACCGGCCTCCCGTACGGCGCCCACCCCCTGAGGACCAGCACCCATGCTCTGCACCAGGCTGACGAACGCCACCTTCCTCACCATGGACCCCGACCACCCCGTCGCCCACGACCTGGGCATCTGGCACGGCCGGATCGTCGGCCTGGACGAGGCCGTCACCTCGCTGCCCGCCCGTGAGGTCGTCGACCTCCAAGGCGCCACCGTGCTGCCCGGATTCATCGACTCCCACGTGCACCTGGCCTGGACCGGGCTCAAGGCGACCACCCCCAGCGTGGCGCCCTGCGAACGCGTCGACGACGTGCTCGCCGTCGTCGCGGAGGCGGTCGCCCGGAAACCGCGCGGCGCATGGGTGGACGTCGGGGGCTACGACCAGCGGGCCCTCGGCCGCCACCTCACCGCCGCCGAACTCGACAAGGTCAGCGACGGCCGCAAGGTGTTCATGCTGCACGACTCGGGACACGGCTGCGTCGTCAACACCACCGTCCTCGACCTGCTCCCCGGCGAACTCGCCCACGGCGAGGGCTTCCTCGCCGAGAGCGCCATGACCGCCGCCCGCCGGCTGCGCCTGCCCTACGCGCAGGAGGAGATCGCCGACGCCATCGAGCACGCCGGCCGCACCTGCCTCGCCGAAGGCGTCACCGCTTGCGCCGAGGCGGGCATCGGCGGCGGCCTGCTCGGCCACAGCCCGGTCGAGCTCGGCGCCTACCAACTCCTGCGCGACCAGGGGCGGCTGCCGCTGCGGGTCCAGCTCATGGCGGCCGCCGACACCCTGCGGCCCGTGGCCGCGCACGCCTCGGACGGGATCCCCCGCGCGCTCGGCCTCGGCCTGCGCACCGGCTTCGGCGACGACTGGCTCTCCCTCGGCGCGCTCAAGGTCTACACCGACGGCGGGATGATGGCCCGTACGGCCGCACTCACCCGCCCCTACGAAGGGAGCGACCACACGGGGGAGTTCCAGGACGACCCCGAGCGGATCGCCGACACCATCGTCGACGGTCACCTGGCCGGCTGGCAGCTCGCCGTGCACGCCATCGGGGACCGCGCCGCCGACCTGGCCCTGGACGCCATCGAACGCGCCCAACGGCTGCGGCCCCGCCCCACCGCCCGGCACCGCATCGAACATGCCGGCCTGGTCCGGCCCGACCAGCTGGCGCGCTTCGCCCGCCTCGGCGTGAGCGCAGTGGTCCAGCCGCACTTCCTGCGCTCCTTCGGCGACGACTACGCGGCCGTGCTGGGCCCGGACCGGGCTCCCTGGATGTACCGGGGCCGGGGTTTCCTGGACCACGGAGTCACCCTGGTGGGCAGCTCCGACCGCCCCGTCACCGACGGGTCGCCGTTGCGGGCCGTCCAGTTCATGGTGGAACGGGCCTCCGCCTCCGGGGCCCTCATCGGTCCCGACGAGGGCATCACCGTGGACGAGGCCCTGCACGCCTACACCGTGGCGGGCGCCTACGCCTCCCACTGGGACGACAGCGCGGGCACCCTCGCCCCGGGTCGGCGCGCGGACCTGGCCGTACTGGGCGACGACCCGAGGCGGGTCGAGCCCTCGCGGATCGGAGCCATCGAGGTCGTCGCCACGTACGTCGACGGCAGGCCCGCCCGAGGCGTCAGGCGGGCTGCGGCGTGAGCCGCTTGAGGCCCTTGCGGTCGTAGTAGGCGGTCATGGCGAAACCGAACAGGAGGGCCAGTACGGTGCCGACCGCGATCATGATCCAGGAGCGGCTGAGCCCCGCGTCGCCGCGGGCGTCGAAGTACAGGATCGCGCGCACGCCGTCGCTGAGCTGACGCATCGGTTCGAAGTGGGAGAGGAAGCGGTAGAAGCCGGGGACCGCCTGCAGCGGGACGGTCGCACCCGACGACGGCAGACCCAGCACGATGAACACGAACATCGACACGAGCTGGCCGATCCCGCCGAAGGCGGCGTTGATGGCCTGCACGCCCAGGCCGACGGCGAGGGCCGCGCAGTAGGAGTAGATCCACAGGAGGGGCAGGTGGGAGGCGTCCATCCCCAGGATGCCGATGCAGGCCAGCATCACCAGGGAAACGCTGACCAGCGTGATGCCCGCGGTCATCAGCATCTTGAGGAGCAGCGTCTGGGTGCGGTCGATCGGCACCGTCGGGCGGCGGGTGTGCCAGGGGCCGATCTCGTTGTCGGCGTAGCCGAGGGCGGTGTCGACGCCGTTGCTGATGACGTTGCCGCCCATGAACCCGGCCAGCACCAGCAACAGGGTGTAGTAGAAGGCCGTCAGACCGAGGCCGCTGTGCGCGCCGATCGGGTGGCCGACCCGGGTGACGACGTCGATCGGATCGGCCAGCAGCAGCTTCGCGGTGGCGCTCGCCCGGCCGCCGGCCGCGGCCGTGAGCTGTTCGCCGACGGCGCCGGACGCGCGGTGGGCGGCCTGCGTCGTGATCTGGCTCGCCAACGAGGACCCGAGGCTGCCCTTGCCGGGGTTGGTGAGCACCGTGATGGTCGGCCGCTTCGTGGCGCCGGACGTGGGGAGCGCCGTGACGGAGTCCGTGAAGCCGGCCGGGACCACCAGCGCGCCGTAGACCTGACCGGAGTCGAGCTGGTCCTGGGCCTGGGCGAGGCTCAGTTCCCGCCAGTCCGCCTTGCCGCCCGCGGGGTCCGAGGCGATGGCGGCGGTGATCTGCGTACCCAGGTTCTGCTGCTGCCCCGGCGGCGGCTGGCCCGTGTCCTCGTTGACCAGGGCGATGGGCAGGTCGCGCAGTTCGGCGTTGGGATTGACGATGCCGCCCATGTAGAGCAGCGACAGCAGCAGGGCGAGCAGCCCCGTCAGGATCGTGGGGACCAGCCACAGCTGGGGGCGGCGGACCAGGGCCGCGGCAGTGGCTTCGGGGGCGACGGTCGGGGACATCGGTCTCCGTAGCTTCCCGGCGGGCCGGGATCGAGGGGCGGGGGCAGCGGCGGGGCCGCACGGCACCCTCAGGATGGTCTCCGCACCGGGGAAGGCCGCCGTACCCCTCGCGCTCCGGCGGCGAACCCGCTTACGGGACCACCGGAACGGCCCACCCCGGCATTGGGCCACCAGGTCCAGCGGAAGCCGGCGGCCGCGCGTTCCGGCGCCGGGACGAACCGGTGGACCGAGCCGTCCGGGGCGGGGGCGACCGGCGTCTCGCCGAGGAGCGTGCCGTCACGGTGGTGGTCCCAGGTCGCCCACCGGACGCGGGCCGGTCGCGGCGCCTCCTACTCCAGCGGGGCCGGGAACTCCGGGGGTCGGCGACGACCGCGACGACGGCACGGCCCCCACGTCCTACGAGACGGCCGCGTTCGCCCCGCCCTAGCGGCGACTCGGCGCTCGGGAGACCCCTGCCGTCCCGGACCTCCCCCCGTCCAAGGGGACGCACCGCATCGACGTGTTGGCTGAGGGGACTTGGGGCGCACTCGCCACCACCTCCGGCTTCCGGGACGTCGCCACCTGGCCGGCTCCTACGACCGGGGCCGGAGCCGGTGGCCGCCGGTGAAGACGGCGCCCGGGGGTGTGTAGCGTCGTGAACATGAAACCGCTGACCGGTACGACCACCACCGACCAGGCGCCGGCCGATCCGGCCGCCACCGACGAGATGCTGGCCACCCAGCCCATCGGGTACTGGAGCGGCCTGGCCCACACGGCGGTCACCCGGCAGTTGCGGGACGCCATGGCCAGGATCGACGTGACCCAGCCGCAGTACTGGGTGCTCAACCGGGTGAACAGTGGACTTCCCGCGCCCGGCCGTGAGGAAGTGGTCGCCCAGTTGACACCGCTCGCGGAAGGACCGCACGAGATCGCCCGGGTCGTGGACCAGCTGCTCCACCGTGGCTGGCTCGCGACCGACGACAGGCAGCTCCTCCACCTCACCGAGGCCGGGGAGACCGCCCGGGCGCGACTGCGGCAGCTGGTGACCGAGCAGCGCGCCGTGATTCACCGGGGCATCGGAGACGAGGAGTACGTGGCCGCCCTCAAGGTGCTGCGCAGGATGATCGCCAACGTCGAGGCGGCCGAGACCCAGGCAACGTGACGGTCCCGAACGCCGGCGCCGGCCGGGCCCGTGCGGGATTCAGCTGGTGCAGGTGATCCTGAAGGGGACCGGGTTCGAGGTGGTGCGGACGGGGCTCTGGAGTTCCACGGCCATGCCGGTCGCCAGGGTGCCGCTCTTCGCATAGGTCGTCAGGCTCACGGTGTCGCGTCCCGTCGGGTCGGTCTTCTCCCCGATCGACAGGGTGCGCCAGTGCGGATCCACCACCGAGCCGTCGCCGGACACCCAGCGGTAGGAGATCAGCGTCGGCTCGGACGCGGTGAACGTCGCGGTGAACGACGGGGCCCGGCCCTCGGGGATCGGGCATTTGCCGGTGTAGGCCGTGTTCGAGCCCGCCACCGACACCTGTACGCCCGAACCGGGAGCGGTGTTCCAGTCGTTGCTGGCGAGTGCGTAGGCGATCCCGCCGCCGATCAGTACGCAGGCGGCCGTGCCGGCCGCGACGAAGGCCGCCGTACGGCGCTTGCGGGGCGGGGCGGTGACCGTGGAGGTCTCGGCGGGCGCCTCGGCCGCGGCCCCTTCCGCAGGGGTCGGCAGGACGCGGGCCGCGGCGGCGGTCGTGGCGTCCGGTACGTGGGCGATGCCCCGTAGGGCCTCGGCGGCTTCGGCGGCCGGGGTCCGCTGCTCGGGCTCCTTGCGGAGCAGTCCGGCGATCACCGGGGCGAGCGGCCCGGCGCGCGTCGTTGCCGGCGGTTCCTCCTCCACGACGGACCGCAGGGTGTTCAGCGCGCTGTCCTGCCGGAACGGGGAGACCCCCTCGACGGCGGCGTACAGCATCACGCCGAGGGACCACAGGTCCGACTCGGGGCCCGAGGGGCGACCCAGCGCGCGCTCCGGCGGCAGGTACTCGGGGGAGCCGACCACTTCGCCGGTCATGGTGAGATGGGTGCTGCCCTCGACCATCGCGATCCCGAAGTCGCTGAGCACCACCCGTCCGTCGTCGGCGAGCAGCACGTTCGCCGGCTTGACGTCCCGGTGCTCCACCCCGACGGCATGGGCGGCGCGCAGCGCGCCCAGTACCTCCGCGCCGATGTGCGCGGCGTACCGAGGGGTGAGCGACCCCTCGGCCCGCAACAGATCGGCCAACGACTGCCCGCGGATCAGCTCCATCACGATCCAGGGCCGGTCGTCCTCCATGACCACGTCGTGGACCGTGACCACATTCCGGTCGGGTATCCGGGCCGCCGCCCACGCCTCCCGCTGCAGCCGGCCGTACATGCGGGCGATGTCATCGCTCCCGAGACCGGCCGGGGCCCGCACCTCCTTGACGGCGACCTCCCGGTACAGGGTCTCGTCGAGGGCCCGCCACACGGTGCCCATACCGCCTTCGCCCAGCCTGGACAACAGCCGGTAACGGCCCGCGATCAGCGGTTCCCCGCCCACCGGACCCGTTGCCGGGGTGGTGGCCGCGAGCGCGGTCTCCGTCACGGTCTCGGTTTCCTCGTCGTACATGGGGGTGGTTCTCCTCTTATCGCCGGCCGACGCGAGCATCACGTACCGACCGGGCCCCCGGTTCAGCAGGACTCAAAAGATTCCAAGAAATGGTTGAACCGAACACGTTCTCGACGGCGTGTTCTTGTCGTACGAGTCAGCAGCAGTGTCGTTTTCCAAGGGGTGTGCAGTGCCATCGGTCATCGTCGGGCGCACGGGTCCGTTCACCGGGCAGAGCGTGGTTCTGGGCAGCGAGCCCCTCAGCTTCGGGCGCAAGAACGACAACGGCGTCGTGATCGTGAGTCCCAGCGCCTCCCGGCTGCACGCCGAGATCCTCACGGAGGCGCCGGGGTTCGTCCTCTACGACCGGGACAGCCGGAACGGCACGTTCGTCAACGACCAGCGCGTCACCCGGCACGTGCTGCGCCCGAACGACTGCATCCGGATCGGTGACGAAACGTTCCTCTATGAGGCGCAGGACGCCATGGAAACGGTCATGGACCTCTCCCTCCTGGACGTCCCCCGGATCGGTGCCGCGGACCCCGGCACGCTACGGGTCACCATCACCGGAGGCGGCCCGGTGGGCCTCGCCTTCGCCCTGGCGCTCGACGAGATGCTGCCCGGCAGGACCGCCATCACCCTCTACGACGGGCGCTGGACCAGAAGGGGCTCCGCGGTCGTCTGGAAGGACGAGACCCAGGGCAACTTCCGCCGCCAGCAGGTGGTGACCGTCCAGAGCCGGCAGTACCTCGCCCTGTCCGAAGAGGTCCTCGGCGCGCTGTTCGACGACGGCGGCTCCTATTCCGAGATGTGGCCCGTCGGCCCGGACTCGGTCGACGGCCGTCCGCCCCGCAACATCCGGATCGCCCACATCGAGGACCGACTGCTGGACCTGGCGAACCGGCGGACGGCGATCCGCCTCGTCCCCAGACGCTTCGACGTGACGGAACAGCAGAACCGGCTCACCCAGGAACACGTCCTCGTGATCTGCGAGGGCGGCCGCTCCCGCACCCGCGAGCACTACGCCGACCGCTTCGGCGCGGCCGACGCCTCGATCTACTCCCTCGACGGCGAACACCTTCAGGACGTCGTGCTGGGGCTGCGGGTCACGTCGAAGCTGCCCGACCCGATGAGCGTGCTGCTCACCGTGTCGCAGAACCGCTTCCTGCTCAACTCGCTGCGCGGCGAGGGCTTCCTGAACATGCGGCTCACCCGGGAGGAGGCCAAGAACGTCATCGGCATCGACCCGGTGCGCCACGTCTTCGAAGAGTGCATCGCCACCCGCCCCTGCCTGATGAGCCGGCAGGAGGAGGACAACGAGTTCCGCTGCCCCACCCACGGCACGCTCTTCCTGCCCGCCCTGCTGCGCAGCTCCCC
Coding sequences within:
- a CDS encoding LysR family transcriptional regulator, which produces MDLEAVRTFVAVAEAGQFQKAAVDLSITQQAVSKRIAALERSLGVRLFTRAPRGVEPTIDGQAFLPHARELLRVAERAVTSVRPGRRPLRVDVIASRGAQAGLMRGFHRAYPEVDLDVVMLFEIETALAAIRSGAIDASFRAVAAPGRPLPEDIESVRVLDEPLQLLTGPAHALAGARSVTVAQLAGHRIWMPGIVPGTEWGAYYDDLVAEFGLTIEATGPNFGSDALLDTIADTPALATFMGEHTRLIWPADHGLRRIPVTDPTPVYPHSLLWHRDNPHPALVTLRAHLAATAAGRAAAGTWAPGWVIPR
- the coaD gene encoding pantetheine-phosphate adenylyltransferase, with the protein product MTRVIYPGSFDPVTNGHLDVIRRIGAIYDQVVVGVMVNINKKYRFTVEERVDMLREVTADLDNVRVESSSGLLVDYCRREKSTTVVRGLRTVRDFEGEMQLAQMNYGLAGVETVFMMTSHQYNFSSTLVKEVMDSGGDASHLIAPSVLSRMKANAAA
- a CDS encoding methionyl-tRNA formyltransferase, encoding MRVVMFGYQTWGHRTLQALLESEHDVVLVVTHPKSEHAYEKIWSDSVADLANDHGVPVLIRNRPDDEELFTRLREAEPDIIVANNWRTWIPPRIFNLPRHGTLNVHDSLLPKYAGFSPLIWALINNEPEVGVTAHLMNDELDAGDIVVQRAVPVGPTDTATDLFHKTVDLIAPVTVGALGRIAAGETDFTRQDRSQASFFHKRSAEDIRIDWNWPAEDLQRLVRAQSAPYPAAFTFHRGKRLEVLAAVVSEGRYGGTPGRVFYREGEGVVIVSGADARTGRNHGLAITRVRTEEGEEMPATDYFTTMGGYLTSH
- a CDS encoding lysine N(6)-hydroxylase/L-ornithine N(5)-oxygenase family protein, giving the protein MSQDLSDDAPLIHDLIGIGFGPSNVAMAIALSEHNAGVGPQEAVTAHFFEQQPRFGWHRGMLIDDATMQVSFLKDLVTLRNPASEYSFLCYLQSRGRLIDFVNHKSLFPLRVEFHDYFEWAAAKVDDMVSYGSEVVAVRPVLRDGAIEYVDVTARSGSELVVHRARNLVIGTGLRPQLPEGVDRTERIWHTSELLTRVAALGGADPSRFVVVGAGQSAAENVAFLHRTFPRAEVCAVFSRYGYSPADDSGFANRIFDPSAVDEYFTAPEEIKRKLIEYHANTNYSVVDIDLIDDLYRQEYQEKVLGTERLRFLKVSRLADVTETPDHVRVTVESLVTGEKEALAADALVYATGYRSADGLGLLGDVEKYCRRDGLGRVRVARDYRVESEPELRCGIYLQGGTEHTHGITSSLLSNTAVRVGEILQSIVAHGRVPVPASRTAPTP
- a CDS encoding amidohydrolase, which translates into the protein MLCTRLTNATFLTMDPDHPVAHDLGIWHGRIVGLDEAVTSLPAREVVDLQGATVLPGFIDSHVHLAWTGLKATTPSVAPCERVDDVLAVVAEAVARKPRGAWVDVGGYDQRALGRHLTAAELDKVSDGRKVFMLHDSGHGCVVNTTVLDLLPGELAHGEGFLAESAMTAARRLRLPYAQEEIADAIEHAGRTCLAEGVTACAEAGIGGGLLGHSPVELGAYQLLRDQGRLPLRVQLMAAADTLRPVAAHASDGIPRALGLGLRTGFGDDWLSLGALKVYTDGGMMARTAALTRPYEGSDHTGEFQDDPERIADTIVDGHLAGWQLAVHAIGDRAADLALDAIERAQRLRPRPTARHRIEHAGLVRPDQLARFARLGVSAVVQPHFLRSFGDDYAAVLGPDRAPWMYRGRGFLDHGVTLVGSSDRPVTDGSPLRAVQFMVERASASGALIGPDEGITVDEALHAYTVAGAYASHWDDSAGTLAPGRRADLAVLGDDPRRVEPSRIGAIEVVATYVDGRPARGVRRAAA
- a CDS encoding YhgE/Pip domain-containing protein gives rise to the protein MSPTVAPEATAAALVRRPQLWLVPTILTGLLALLLSLLYMGGIVNPNAELRDLPIALVNEDTGQPPPGQQQNLGTQITAAIASDPAGGKADWRELSLAQAQDQLDSGQVYGALVVPAGFTDSVTALPTSGATKRPTITVLTNPGKGSLGSSLASQITTQAAHRASGAVGEQLTAAAGGRASATAKLLLADPIDVVTRVGHPIGAHSGLGLTAFYYTLLLVLAGFMGGNVISNGVDTALGYADNEIGPWHTRRPTVPIDRTQTLLLKMLMTAGITLVSVSLVMLACIGILGMDASHLPLLWIYSYCAALAVGLGVQAINAAFGGIGQLVSMFVFIVLGLPSSGATVPLQAVPGFYRFLSHFEPMRQLSDGVRAILYFDARGDAGLSRSWIMIAVGTVLALLFGFAMTAYYDRKGLKRLTPQPA
- a CDS encoding MarR family winged helix-turn-helix transcriptional regulator, which produces MKPLTGTTTTDQAPADPAATDEMLATQPIGYWSGLAHTAVTRQLRDAMARIDVTQPQYWVLNRVNSGLPAPGREEVVAQLTPLAEGPHEIARVVDQLLHRGWLATDDRQLLHLTEAGETARARLRQLVTEQRAVIHRGIGDEEYVAALKVLRRMIANVEAAETQAT
- a CDS encoding serine/threonine-protein kinase, producing MIAGRYRLLSRLGEGGMGTVWRALDETLYREVAVKEVRAPAGLGSDDIARMYGRLQREAWAAARIPDRNVVTVHDVVMEDDRPWIVMELIRGQSLADLLRAEGSLTPRYAAHIGAEVLGALRAAHAVGVEHRDVKPANVLLADDGRVVLSDFGIAMVEGSTHLTMTGEVVGSPEYLPPERALGRPSGPESDLWSLGVMLYAAVEGVSPFRQDSALNTLRSVVEEEPPATTRAGPLAPVIAGLLRKEPEQRTPAAEAAEALRGIAHVPDATTAAAARVLPTPAEGAAAEAPAETSTVTAPPRKRRTAAFVAAGTAACVLIGGGIAYALASNDWNTAPGSGVQVSVAGSNTAYTGKCPIPEGRAPSFTATFTASEPTLISYRWVSGDGSVVDPHWRTLSIGEKTDPTGRDTVSLTTYAKSGTLATGMAVELQSPVRTTSNPVPFRITCTS
- a CDS encoding FHA domain-containing protein yields the protein MPSVIVGRTGPFTGQSVVLGSEPLSFGRKNDNGVVIVSPSASRLHAEILTEAPGFVLYDRDSRNGTFVNDQRVTRHVLRPNDCIRIGDETFLYEAQDAMETVMDLSLLDVPRIGAADPGTLRVTITGGGPVGLAFALALDEMLPGRTAITLYDGRWTRRGSAVVWKDETQGNFRRQQVVTVQSRQYLALSEEVLGALFDDGGSYSEMWPVGPDSVDGRPPRNIRIAHIEDRLLDLANRRTAIRLVPRRFDVTEQQNRLTQEHVLVICEGGRSRTREHYADRFGAADASIYSLDGEHLQDVVLGLRVTSKLPDPMSVLLTVSQNRFLLNSLRGEGFLNMRLTREEAKNVIGIDPVRHVFEECIATRPCLMSRQEEDNEFRCPTHGTLFLPALLRSSPLWKEIRQGLRLFGVAEEDLSAITSFRLDMVQRPRFTAQLHRPTATSPGTFGFLLGDAANAIHFWPGRGLNSGLASATSLARSLSRAWQGKPLRDVDFIRHEAAMSMLQYRHKSRAWNAMVTTDDQGVTRAIKDIIARSAEAGGASTRAGASAGAADGSDLDALLDRMAGIRDRLGSRLPGLPTDGELRSHLAPIAPATLRTLRESGAWDTLIVGGEEADIDLFYQSDSPVFVPRPADPRSLPLTKV